Proteins encoded by one window of Arabidopsis thaliana chromosome 2, partial sequence:
- the DREB2C gene encoding Integrase-type DNA-binding superfamily protein, giving the protein MKGKGGPENGICDYRGVRQRRWGKWVAEIREPDGGARLWLGTFSSSYEAALAYDEAAKAIYGQSARLNLPEITNRSSSTAATATVSGSVTAFSDESEVCAREDTNASSGFGQVKLEDCSDEYVLLDSSQCIKEELKGKEEVREEHNLAVGFGIGQDSKRETLDAWLMGNGNEQEPLEFGVDETFDINELLGILNDNNVSGQETMQYQVDRHPNFSYQTQFPNSNLLGSLNPMEIAQPGVDYGCPYVQPSDMENYGIDLDHRRFNDLDIQDLDFGGDKDVHGST; this is encoded by the coding sequence ATGAAAGGTAAAGGTGGACCTGAAAACGGGATTTGTGACTATAGAGGAGTTAGACAGAGGAGATGGGGTAAATGGGTTGCTGAGATCCGTGAGCCAGACGGAGGTGCTAGGTTGTGGCTCGGTACTTTCTCCAGTTCATATGAAGCTGCATTGGCTTATGACGAGGCGGCCAAAGCTATATATGGTCAGTCTGCCAGACTCAATCTTCCCGAGATCACAAATCGCTCTTCTTCGACTGCTGCCACTGCCACTGTGTCAGGCTCGGTTACTGCATTTTCTGATGAATCTGAAGTTTGTGCACGTGAGGATACAAATGCAAGTTCAGGTTTTGGTCAGGTGAAACTAGAGGATTGTAGCGATGAATATGTTCTCTTAGATAGTTCTCAGTGTATTAAAGAGGAGCTGAAAGGAAAAGAGGAAGTGAGGGAAGAACATAACTTGGCTGTTGGTTTTGGAATTGGACAGGACTCGAAAAGGGAGACTTTGGATGCTTGGTTGATGGGAAATGGCAATGAACAAGAACCATTGGAGTTTGGTGTGGATGAAACGTTTGATATTAATGAGCTATTGGGTATATTAAACGACAACAATGTGTCTGGTCAAGAGACAATGCAGTATCAAGTGGATAGACACCCAAATTTCAGTTACCAAACGCAGTTTCCAAATTCTAACTTGCTCGGGAGCCTCAACCCTATGGAGATTGCTCAACCAGGAGTTGATTATGGATGTCCTTATGTGCAGCCCAGTGATATGGAGAACTATGGTATTGATTTAGACCATCGCAGGTTCAATGATCTTGACATACAGGACTTGGATTTTGGAGGAGACAAAGATGTTCATGGATCTACATAA
- the DREB2C gene encoding Integrase-type DNA-binding superfamily protein, translated as MPSEIVDRKRKSRGTRDVAEILRQWREYNEQIEAESCIDGGGPKSIRKPPPKGSRKGCMKGKGGPENGICDYRGVRQRRWGKWVAEIREPDGGARLWLGTFSSSYEAALAYDEAAKAIYGQSARLNLPEITNRSSSTAATATVSGSVTAFSDESEVCAREDTNASSGFGQDSKRETLDAWLMGNGNEQEPLEFGVDETFDINELLGILNDNNVSGQETMQYQVDRHPNFSYQTQFPNSNLLGSLNPMEIAQPGVDYGCPYVQPSDMENYGIDLDHRRFNDLDIQDLDFGGDKDVHGST; from the exons ATGCCGTCGGAGATTGTTGACag GAAAAGGAAGTCTCGTGGAACACGAGATGTAGCTGAGATTCTAAGGCAATGGAGAGAGTACAATGAGCAGATTGAGGCAGAATCTTGTATCGATGGTGGTGGTCCAAAATCAATCCGAAAGCCTCCTCCAAAAGGTTCGAGGAAGGGTTGTATGAAAGGTAAAGGTGGACCTGAAAACGGGATTTGTGACTATAGAGGAGTTAGACAGAGGAGATGGGGTAAATGGGTTGCTGAGATCCGTGAGCCAGACGGAGGTGCTAGGTTGTGGCTCGGTACTTTCTCCAGTTCATATGAAGCTGCATTGGCTTATGACGAGGCGGCCAAAGCTATATATGGTCAGTCTGCCAGACTCAATCTTCCCGAGATCACAAATCGCTCTTCTTCGACTGCTGCCACTGCCACTGTGTCAGGCTCGGTTACTGCATTTTCTGATGAATCTGAAGTTTGTGCACGTGAGGATACAAATGCAAGTTCAGGTTTTGGTCAG GACTCGAAAAGGGAGACTTTGGATGCTTGGTTGATGGGAAATGGCAATGAACAAGAACCATTGGAGTTTGGTGTGGATGAAACGTTTGATATTAATGAGCTATTGGGTATATTAAACGACAACAATGTGTCTGGTCAAGAGACAATGCAGTATCAAGTGGATAGACACCCAAATTTCAGTTACCAAACGCAGTTTCCAAATTCTAACTTGCTCGGGAGCCTCAACCCTATGGAGATTGCTCAACCAGGAGTTGATTATGGATGTCCTTATGTGCAGCCCAGTGATATGGAGAACTATGGTATTGATTTAGACCATCGCAGGTTCAATGATCTTGACATACAGGACTTGGATTTTGGAGGAGACAAAGATGTTCATGGATCTACATAA
- the DREB2C gene encoding Integrase-type DNA-binding superfamily protein (DREB2C; CONTAINS InterPro DOMAIN/s: DNA-binding, integrase-type (InterPro:IPR016177), Pathogenesis-related transcriptional factor/ERF, DNA-binding (InterPro:IPR001471); BEST Arabidopsis thaliana protein match is: Integrase-type DNA-binding superfamily protein (TAIR:AT2G40350.1); Has 5601 Blast hits to 5564 proteins in 248 species: Archae - 0; Bacteria - 0; Metazoa - 0; Fungi - 0; Plants - 5583; Viruses - 4; Other Eukaryotes - 14 (source: NCBI BLink).), whose product MPSEIVDRKRKSRGTRDVAEILRQWREYNEQIEAESCIDGGGPKSIRKPPPKGSRKGCMKGKGGPENGICDYRGVRQRRWGKWVAEIREPDGGARLWLGTFSSSYEAALAYDEAAKAIYGQSARLNLPEITNRSSSTAATATVSGSVTAFSDESEVCAREDTNASSGFGQVKLEDCSDEYVLLDSSQCIKEELKGKEEVREEHNLAVGFGIGQDSKRETLDAWLMGNGNEQEPLEFGVDETFDINELLGILNDNNVSGQETMQYQVDRHPNFSYQTQFPNSNLLGSLNPMEIAQPGVDYGCPYVQPSDMENYGIDLDHRRFNDLDIQDLDFGGDKDVHGST is encoded by the exons ATGCCGTCGGAGATTGTTGACag GAAAAGGAAGTCTCGTGGAACACGAGATGTAGCTGAGATTCTAAGGCAATGGAGAGAGTACAATGAGCAGATTGAGGCAGAATCTTGTATCGATGGTGGTGGTCCAAAATCAATCCGAAAGCCTCCTCCAAAAGGTTCGAGGAAGGGTTGTATGAAAGGTAAAGGTGGACCTGAAAACGGGATTTGTGACTATAGAGGAGTTAGACAGAGGAGATGGGGTAAATGGGTTGCTGAGATCCGTGAGCCAGACGGAGGTGCTAGGTTGTGGCTCGGTACTTTCTCCAGTTCATATGAAGCTGCATTGGCTTATGACGAGGCGGCCAAAGCTATATATGGTCAGTCTGCCAGACTCAATCTTCCCGAGATCACAAATCGCTCTTCTTCGACTGCTGCCACTGCCACTGTGTCAGGCTCGGTTACTGCATTTTCTGATGAATCTGAAGTTTGTGCACGTGAGGATACAAATGCAAGTTCAGGTTTTGGTCAGGTGAAACTAGAGGATTGTAGCGATGAATATGTTCTCTTAGATAGTTCTCAGTGTATTAAAGAGGAGCTGAAAGGAAAAGAGGAAGTGAGGGAAGAACATAACTTGGCTGTTGGTTTTGGAATTGGACAGGACTCGAAAAGGGAGACTTTGGATGCTTGGTTGATGGGAAATGGCAATGAACAAGAACCATTGGAGTTTGGTGTGGATGAAACGTTTGATATTAATGAGCTATTGGGTATATTAAACGACAACAATGTGTCTGGTCAAGAGACAATGCAGTATCAAGTGGATAGACACCCAAATTTCAGTTACCAAACGCAGTTTCCAAATTCTAACTTGCTCGGGAGCCTCAACCCTATGGAGATTGCTCAACCAGGAGTTGATTATGGATGTCCTTATGTGCAGCCCAGTGATATGGAGAACTATGGTATTGATTTAGACCATCGCAGGTTCAATGATCTTGACATACAGGACTTGGATTTTGGAGGAGACAAAGATGTTCATGGATCTACATAA
- the DREB2C gene encoding Integrase-type DNA-binding superfamily protein, producing MKTSSCSYFGVITFRKRKSRGTRDVAEILRQWREYNEQIEAESCIDGGGPKSIRKPPPKGSRKGCMKGKGGPENGICDYRGVRQRRWGKWVAEIREPDGGARLWLGTFSSSYEAALAYDEAAKAIYGQSARLNLPEITNRSSSTAATATVSGSVTAFSDESEVCAREDTNASSGFGQVKLEDCSDEYVLLDSSQCIKEELKGKEEVREEHNLAVGFGIGQDSKRETLDAWLMGNGNEQEPLEFGVDETFDINELLGILNDNNVSGQETMQYQVDRHPNFSYQTQFPNSNLLGSLNPMEIAQPGVDYGCPYVQPSDMENYGIDLDHRRFNDLDIQDLDFGGDKDVHGST from the exons ATGAAAACTTCTTCTTGTAGCTACTTCGGTGTAATTACGTTCAG GAAAAGGAAGTCTCGTGGAACACGAGATGTAGCTGAGATTCTAAGGCAATGGAGAGAGTACAATGAGCAGATTGAGGCAGAATCTTGTATCGATGGTGGTGGTCCAAAATCAATCCGAAAGCCTCCTCCAAAAGGTTCGAGGAAGGGTTGTATGAAAGGTAAAGGTGGACCTGAAAACGGGATTTGTGACTATAGAGGAGTTAGACAGAGGAGATGGGGTAAATGGGTTGCTGAGATCCGTGAGCCAGACGGAGGTGCTAGGTTGTGGCTCGGTACTTTCTCCAGTTCATATGAAGCTGCATTGGCTTATGACGAGGCGGCCAAAGCTATATATGGTCAGTCTGCCAGACTCAATCTTCCCGAGATCACAAATCGCTCTTCTTCGACTGCTGCCACTGCCACTGTGTCAGGCTCGGTTACTGCATTTTCTGATGAATCTGAAGTTTGTGCACGTGAGGATACAAATGCAAGTTCAGGTTTTGGTCAGGTGAAACTAGAGGATTGTAGCGATGAATATGTTCTCTTAGATAGTTCTCAGTGTATTAAAGAGGAGCTGAAAGGAAAAGAGGAAGTGAGGGAAGAACATAACTTGGCTGTTGGTTTTGGAATTGGACAGGACTCGAAAAGGGAGACTTTGGATGCTTGGTTGATGGGAAATGGCAATGAACAAGAACCATTGGAGTTTGGTGTGGATGAAACGTTTGATATTAATGAGCTATTGGGTATATTAAACGACAACAATGTGTCTGGTCAAGAGACAATGCAGTATCAAGTGGATAGACACCCAAATTTCAGTTACCAAACGCAGTTTCCAAATTCTAACTTGCTCGGGAGCCTCAACCCTATGGAGATTGCTCAACCAGGAGTTGATTATGGATGTCCTTATGTGCAGCCCAGTGATATGGAGAACTATGGTATTGATTTAGACCATCGCAGGTTCAATGATCTTGACATACAGGACTTGGATTTTGGAGGAGACAAAGATGTTCATGGATCTACATAA
- a CDS encoding Integrase-type DNA-binding superfamily protein (Integrase-type DNA-binding superfamily protein; CONTAINS InterPro DOMAIN/s: DNA-binding, integrase-type (InterPro:IPR016177), Pathogenesis-related transcriptional factor/ERF, DNA-binding (InterPro:IPR001471); BEST Arabidopsis thaliana protein match is: Integrase-type DNA-binding superfamily protein (TAIR:AT2G40340.1); Has 4959 Blast hits to 4957 proteins in 222 species: Archae - 0; Bacteria - 0; Metazoa - 0; Fungi - 0; Plants - 4951; Viruses - 0; Other Eukaryotes - 8 (source: NCBI BLink).), protein MPRKRKSRGTRDVAEILRKWREYNEQTEADSCIDGGGSKPIRKAPPKRSRKGCMKGKGGPENGICDYTGVRQRTWGKWVAEIREPGRGAKLWLGTFSSSYEAALAYDEASKAIYGQSARLNLPLLPLCQARLLHFLMNLKFVHVRIQMQDLVLVRSD, encoded by the coding sequence ATGCCCAGGAAACGGAAGTCTCGTGGAACACGAGATGTAGCTGAGATTCTAAGGAAATGGAGAGAGTACAATGAGCAGACCGAGGCAGATTCTTGCATCGATGGTGGTGGTTCAAAACCAATCCGAAAGGCTCCTCCAAAACGTTCGAGGAAGGGTTGTATGAAAGGTAAAGGTGGACCTGAAAATGGGATTTGTGACTATACAGGAGTTAGACAGAGGACATGGGGTAAATGGGTTGCTGAGATCCGTGAGCCAGGCCGAGGTGCTAAGTTATGGCTCGGTACTTTCTCTAGTTCATATGAAGCTGCATTGGCTTATGATGAGGCTTCCAAAGCTATTTACGGTCAGTCTGCCCGACTCAATCTTCCACTGCTGCCACTGTGTCAGGCTCGGTTACTGCATTTTCTGATGAATCTGAAGTTTGTGCACGTGAGGATACAAATGCAAGATCTGGTTTTGGTCAGGTCAGACTAG
- a CDS encoding Integrase-type DNA-binding superfamily protein, with protein MPSASEIVDRKRKSRGTRDVAEILRKWREYNEQTEADSCIDGGGSKPIRKAPPKRSRKGCMKGKGGPENGICDYTGVRQRTWGKWVAEIREPGRGAKLWLGTFSSSYEAALAYDEASKAIYGQSARLNLPLLPLCQARLLHFLMNLKFVHVRIQMQDLVLVRSD; from the exons ATGCCGTCAGCGTCGGAGATTGTTGACAG GAAACGGAAGTCTCGTGGAACACGAGATGTAGCTGAGATTCTAAGGAAATGGAGAGAGTACAATGAGCAGACCGAGGCAGATTCTTGCATCGATGGTGGTGGTTCAAAACCAATCCGAAAGGCTCCTCCAAAACGTTCGAGGAAGGGTTGTATGAAAGGTAAAGGTGGACCTGAAAATGGGATTTGTGACTATACAGGAGTTAGACAGAGGACATGGGGTAAATGGGTTGCTGAGATCCGTGAGCCAGGCCGAGGTGCTAAGTTATGGCTCGGTACTTTCTCTAGTTCATATGAAGCTGCATTGGCTTATGATGAGGCTTCCAAAGCTATTTACGGTCAGTCTGCCCGACTCAATCTTCCACTGCTGCCACTGTGTCAGGCTCGGTTACTGCATTTTCTGATGAATCTGAAGTTTGTGCACGTGAGGATACAAATGCAAGATCTGGTTTTGGTCAGGTCAGACTAG